AGCACCACGAATGGTTGTGGGCATTGTGGTCGGAGTGAGCTTTggctttctgtttctggttcTTTTGGCCTTCTTGTTCTGCATCTACAAAAAGGATGTGTAAGTTCCAGTTAAACATTCCCATTAACTACTCCGTGCGTCTCAGCTCTTTTCTATTAGAGCAACGTCTAGCTTTTTTAAGTGTGGCCGTGTGTGCCAGAGCCAAAGCTTTCAGTTTGGTTATCTGAACAGATTGGTCAAAGATGCgatgtaaatgtaaaagttaCTAAAATTACGTTGATTGTTTCTCTTTACAGCATCAAGGAGAACCTCTGGCCTCAGATTCCAAACCCTAGTGAGAGCACCATTGGAAATTGGTCTCCAGATTATCCTTTGAAGGTAAACACCTCTGTTCCAGGAACAGTCATTTATAAGTTTTTGCTGGGGACTGAATGTCAAAGCTTCTTATGGTGGACAGAAACTGTACCATGCAGTGCAGCAGACAAAAAAGAGGAGACATTGAAGGACTCTGTTCCTCTTGAAAACAGTGTGAAGACATGAAATTAGCCAAacaattttagcatttttaattttttttaaattttgcattaaaataaagcaacatgGACACTGAGTGTGAATGgctaaaatgttcattttcaatCTTGTTTTTAACCTGATTTAATTCAATTGAACTTGTTTTCCTCCACAGGCAGAGACACCAAAGGAGAACTGTGTGTCGGGTGTATATGTGCTCGATGAGGGCATGTGTGAGGTAAAGCATGGATTTGAAGAGGACAAGACTAGTCTTTCTCTGAAGAAGGACAAGTATCTATCCGAGGAGCACAGCAGTGGCATTGGCGGCTCCTCTTGCATGTCCTCGCCTCGTCAGAGCGTGTCCGACAGCGATGAGGGCGCCGACATGGCGGACACCACCGCCAGCACCGTTCAGTATTCTTCAGTTGTGGCTTCCAGCGGTTACAAGGGTCAGACCCCCATCGAACAACCACAGCATTCCATTTTTTCCCGGTCAGAGTCCACGCAGCCGCTGTTGGACTCTGAAGAGAACCCGGACATGCTGGTGCAAGAAGGCGGCAGAGCCTTCCACTCGCCCTTCACTCGCAGCGCAGAGAACCAAGAAACCGCCGACCCAGGCAGCTTCAAGCAGATGGAAGTGGACCAGCAGGACTTCTGCCCAATTGATGAGGACACTGAGTGGACACCATCAGACAGCCAGTCGGCTAACGTTGAACCAGGATCAGTCTCCAGCTACAGGCCTCAGCTGGGTGGTTACAGACCTCAGTAAGAACACATTCTTACTGTGCCTTTCGTTATgtaacttttttcttgtttgaagcCTTTCACGCAGTGACAAAGACTTGACTCACATATTTTGCACTTAGACAGGTCTACATAGCTTAGGACACTTTAACATGTAAAGTGTGATGTGAATTGGAAGTTGGAGCAGAATATGCCTTATAAAACTACAGTCAAGACCATCCAGTTTCATGGAAAGATTGCTTAGACTGCCAATCATCTGCCACTTGCCATAAAGTTTCATATAAAGTTCAATGAACGGATACGAGCCGGTATCCCACGGTCGGAAGTTACGAGAAAAGTTTTAGGTGCGACATTCTGACTGACTCACAGCAAGTATTGACTAAAACTCTTGACTTGCAGCTATTTTGAGGAAGGTCTGTGTTCAGATGACAAGGCTTTTCTGCACACATCAGTGTGAcggttgttttttgtgtgaaaaatgtCCAGTtcaaaggatttttaaaatggagtcagtctgttttgtgtttatctctatctctatctatctatgaaTTTGTCCCATTTTTATGCAGCTGCTGAGAGGAAACCCAgcattttttttgcaagatttttttttcaaggggtttttctttttcgtgCAACCACTTCCTGCACTTTCAAATGaaaatctttaaacttttaagaaaGTGATGGTgttaccagtttttttttttttttttttaagtagccAAGTATACTGAGCAAAATGTCACACCAGTAACCACAGCAAAACGTATATTTGTCTGCATAAACTGAGCTGTAGGCTGTGACATGTCGGATAGAAATGATTGTATTAAAGAAAAGTTCCTCGGAGCAAACAAGCCCAACTGTAAATGAAACTGGGGACTGCGTTAAAGTGTGAGTGATGAGCTGCCTGTCCCCAAAGGTGAAAGCAGAGCTCGTACAGATGTTCTGCAGGTCATGTTGTCTCCCTGACGATTGGAGACAACATGGTTCTATTACCAACTCTTTGAAAGGAGTCTTAAAACCGTCCCCCGTTTAACCAAACTGGTTCTGGAACCGTGCTTTTGCACAAGAGGATGTTGATCAGTGTGCAGCTGCTCGGGACAGATTCACTGACAGCCAGTTTGTCACCTCCCATGGAGAATATTTATTCTGTTactttagagagaaaaaaaaaaaagttttaacaagCTAATTTATTGACCAAATTAGCATTTGGTACACATGGTGGAAAAACCATAGTAAACATAATATTACCGTAACTGAATAAAAGcaggtagaaaaacaaaaaaaaggaagcaaatcGGTGATGCAGGTTGATCACAAAATGCCAGTGAATGTATAGAAAAGTGCTGTCAATTTGCATCCTCGCTTcagcctttttaattttttttttttttaacagaaattcTGCTCTGCAGTAGGCATCTGTGTATTTGGAGacttctgcttaaaaaaaaaaaagctgattagttcatttcagtttttataaaaaatccagaagctgccctttcagcaactggtccaggagatcgcccaggagtTCAATaccgacctgcgcttccagagctcggccgtcatggctccgcaggaggccagcgaggctcacctggtggggctctttgaggacacatTGGGAAAGACCGCTATAAGAGGTCCGTCCTGCCCACTGCCATCAGCAaatataacaactctttaacaaaaccaggattatgagctacattTGACATGACATGACAACATTTaataatttccctttgggattattaaaatatttttgaattgaattaaattgagTAAAGCGCCAATTCACAACAGAATTCTTCTCAGGGCTCTAATGCAACAAGTCCAAGTTATATCAAGTTACAAGCTGTCCAATTCAGTTCAGAACTGATGCAGATTTAATTCAGTCCAGTAATGAGATGCTAAAATCATAACATACAAAATACCATTCAGTAAAGAGGTTTCAGTataaggaaaccagcagattgggTCAAATATTCGCTTTCATCCAATCCCCATCCTGAGCATCCTCAGGGCGGCAGGTGACTGTGGAGAGTAACGACTTCCtgttaacaggaagaaacctccagcagaaccacgCGCAGGGTGGGCGACCATCTGCCTCCACCAGctgaggtttgagaggacaggaaagaggcaGAAACACTTGAAGGGTTGCTTTGTGAGAGgacgtttttgtttgtttgttttgatgaaaacCGCTAGTGCAGTGCCATGaccaaaatcattttaatttttttattttcaccacaTTGAATTTCAACTACATGTCATCCGATCATTTCtaccatttttcattttctctttgtgtATATTTTGAGAAGTGTTCTGGGAAAAGGCATGCTAAAGGTTTGgtgtttaaactgtgttttttacGTTGAACACTGTTTGACAAGAATGTCTGTAATGTCTGTACTTTTATGTCCCAAACCTGAttcagagagtttgtgtttgtctgcttaCGGCCTGCATGAACCTCAGCTTATGGAGCTACAGCAGCAGGGTGACCATGTCTTCAGTTTCCGCTTCAGTGGAAATGTGCTTTTTGGGCTCTTTCGTGGACACGATCCAGCTCTGCAAGGATATTACGGTTTATTAACCAGGCATTATCATTTAAGACTCACAGCGTTTTCTGCTGAAATATACGCTCTGCATGTAAATCAAGTTACTCAAGTTAAAGCTGACACGTTTattcaataaagtttaaactccAGAaggtctgtctgtttttattttttttattaagcttATTTAACACATGGTTGTAaagataaccttttttttgttaaaagttgtATGTGCTTTttctgggaaaaacaaaaaagatcagTTTAGTTACTTTGTAGACAGAAATCAGGCAACACACCTATTCTATTAAACAGTTTAACCaacctgtggtttttaaaacgGATTGTTCAAATAAAGGTCCAAATGGATCAGCAGTGAAGGAGTGCTCGTTGCTCTTAAAGGGGTAATTCGGTTCATTGGGAGTTGGGCTTTGCCGGCTGGTGTCTGCAGCCAACAGCTGtcagcgcacacacacgcacacacaggctCATTGCAGGGATTTCAGAAAAGCTCTTCTCTCACCATTTAAAACCCAAATGCCAGAAATTCCATAAAAATTTGAGCAAATGCCAAagtgtggattttatttatttgtttgtcataTTGATAGTTGTACACAAAGCCTgacatagttttaaaaaaatgcaggttAATTCGTATTTTTGCCACCTCAGACTCAGTGGCTGTttctgagtcttttttttttttttttgagttagGAGTGAATATTGAGGCTAGATGACGGGTTGAGATCAGGGGCTGGGGGACAGGACTACCctcaaattacaaaataatacCCTGGTAGATTAAATCTTCAGTGTTGGGCCGGCTGCCAAGGTGGATATGAACAGATCCATGGCATCGACTTCTTTTAAAATGCCATTAAAGTATGGATGTGAAAGTGCAAATGAACTTGGAGCCGTTTGAAATGATATAATGTTTGTCCAAATGACATCAAAACATAGGCGGTGGTTAGCGCTGGTGCTCTATAAATCCCCACTTGGGGGTTTTCTGTAAGGAGTTTTCTCCAGGAaactctggtttccttccactATCCAAGGTGTGTGGAtaatttgtctctgtgtctctgaaaTGGATCGTCCAGTGTGTACTTCGCTTCTCGCAGATGGACACCATCACCTTATTGTGGTTATGAAGAAGGGATGGAGGGATAAAACTCCCTTGAACAGCACACAGATCTGTGGGACCGATgggaatgcatttttttcacgGATTTCAAACCTCTCTGCAGGAAAGACGTGTTGACTCCGTGACGATGGCAGTAAACTGTTGTAGAATGCTCGAGGCTCCAGGATCAGGCTCCATCCTGGAATGTTGATCGATCGGCTGATTTACCAGAAAGCAGGGGTGTAGCTGTGCAACAgagaacattgttttttaagcacttaaaaataaacaagatgcCTTTAGGCTACTAATTAAACAATACTTGGCTGTGTTCAAGTTTAATTTGGGAACGTTACAGTTCCTGTGAAACATGACTCTAGGTACTTTATTATTGCTGATTACGCTGCTGCAGTCTTAACTCCGATCTCTGGATTTGTGACTATGAATCCTGTCAGGGCGACgcaaaaatctcttttttttttttttttattggctggCCAGTTGAAATGATGGCAATCTGCACTGATGATGTATaggaaaaatacacaaaactctATTGGTCATCTGATTTAtctaatgtattttttgtttattttacatctgaTTTACAAGATAGCCTCAGCagaatttggattttttttcttttttggcctGCTTGATTCTCCTGAAGGTGCTAAAGAATGATTTTAAACAACCACGaactgtttagtttgtgttttcaagtACCAGTATACCAAAAATCATCTGCTTTGATAcctaaaaactgaaaggtttgggaaccGCTGCCACAGAGCTGGGGTTCCCAAAGACGAGGTCTGGCCCCCACTATGGCTCTGCTGTGCTTCCTACCATCACACAGCCACTATAATTGTCACAAAATACAACAGCAGTCCTAAAAAAAACACGacataaaatcagtttaatctatttgtgttgtcattatgccttGTTGCTTTTAACCAAGCCCACCTGTAAACTGATTTGTGGTTATGCTGCTGATGATGGCTGATGGTCAGAAAGGAACACAAACATACCCCCCACCCCTTCTGaccatttgattttttttataatttaaaacgTTCAGGTGGGCAGTGCAGTTTTGGACACTGCCATCACCCCATAAGTGGGAGGCATGTTTCAGGAGGACAATGCATCTTCGGACAGATGTGTGTTTTATAcatgctgtctttttttctcctagTTTAGGAACACCCCGACGGAGTGACTGCGGGTCTGGACTGAGCAGTTCCCGCATTTCTTCCCCCCCAAAAGCCTCCAACATAAATCCACGGCGCTGTGGAGAGAGGAGCCGCAGTGAACGCAGCCTTCAGTCGCTGCTGACGTCGCGTCTCTTGAGCGGAGGGCTTCTCGGGacggggagggagggagggagaggggtgAGCGGGTTCATCGGGTTCATCCTCACAGCTCAGGTCTCTCCTGCCTCTCTCCTCTCACCCACCCACCCCCGGCTGCCTGTGTGGACTCTGCTGCGgcacaaacagctgatgggGACGCGGAAGGAGTCGGGTCCCCGTTATTCTGGACGCCGAGGAGGAGAAGCATGACTCCGgagcggcggcggcagcggccATTTTCAGGTGAACCTGCGCGCTGCTCCGGGTAGCAGTGGTGGATGTGTGAGCCTGGTTGTTTTGCGCCCCCCCACGTCCCCTCCTCCCCACCCCCCTGGAATGGAGGAAACGCTTTGTCCTGCGCGCTGTGCCGGTGGAATATAAATGATGATGGCTGATGGATGTTGCAGGGGGATGGACAGAGGCAGGAGTAAGATCGCATCCGACTCCCAGCCGAGACACGGgtatcctcctcctcctcagcagcagcagcagcagtacaTCCAGACCGGagcgctgcagcagcagcagcagccgggGAATGACATCCAGGAGCTGGCCTCCAAACGCGTCGACATCCAGAAGAAGCGCTTCTATCTGGACGTGAAGCAGAGCGTGCGCGGCCGCTTCCTGAAAATAGCCGAGGTGTGGATCGGGAGAGGCCGCCACGACAACGTCAGGAAGAGCAAGCTGACGCTGTCCATGTCCATGGCTCCGGCGCTGCGCTACTGCCTGGGGGACTTCATCGACTACTACGCCCGGATCGGGCTGCGGGGGGCGCCGGGCGCGGCGGCTCACCCGGCCGAGGAGCACGGCGGCGACGGGCAGCTCCGCGGCGGCCACGACGCTCGCCGGAAGGCGCGCGAGCAGCACGCCACGCCGTCCCCCGCCGGCTCCGTGGGCTCCGACGAGCATGCCCACCGCGTCCTGAAGAGCGAGTTCATCGAGCGCGACAACAGGAAGTACTTCCTGGACCTGAAGGAGAACCAGCGAGGCCGGTTCCTCCGCATACGGCAGACCGTCAGCAAGGGCCACGGCACCATGGGCTACTACGGCCAGGGCATCGAGCAGACCATCGTGCTGCCCGCGCAGGGGCTCATCGAGTTCAGAGACGCCCTGTCGCAGCTCATCGAGGACTACGGCGACGACGTGGACGAGCACGGCCGGAGCGGCTCGCGGAGTCGCCTCGACAGCCCCGAGCTTCCGGAGGCGGCGTCCTTCCGCGTGGACAACAAGCGCTTCTACTTCGACGTGGGCTCGAACCGCTACGGCGTCTTCCTGAAGATCAGCGAGGTGCGCCAGCCGTACAGGAACACCATCACGGTGCCCCTGAAAGCCTGGGCCCGCTTCGGGGAGAACTTCATCCGCTACGAGGAGGAGATGCGCCACATCTTCTCGTGCCACAAGGAGAAGAGGACAGAGGCTCGACAGGACAGCCTGGAGCACGAGGACTGACCTGTCTGCACGTGAAGAggctccaacacacacacacacacacacacacacacacacacaccgtgccACAACTGCAATGACTAGTTGGCTGAATTGCCAAGGGCTGGTAAACTTCCACTCACACCCTGCCAAGAAGTGATTCATTCATAGCCTTACTAATTTCATTTCCAGTGCTGCTTAATGCACTTTAGCCAGGACCAGACCGGGCCTAATTTTTAGAGCTctgggtgttttattttaatttatttttattaaacacaaacccTGGCCTTTTTAAAATTGAGGGGTGCACTGTTAAAACCTATTACAAGTAACAAAGAGGTGACCTGGTTGGTAATGAATGCAGTTTTGGCTTGAACTTTGGGAACCCCTAATGCAAACACACGTGCAGAATTCAGCGAATCACTGGCGATAGatagacaaaaacagcaacaacgtGAATATTTCAATTCATATTTAGGTTTGAGTTTGAATCTAGCATTTAAGTCAGGCCCccaaactttgatttttttttttatttgtttgatgggCTGTCCTGCTGGGTGTTAGGGTCTGAAACAGGAGGATAAGTGCAATACACACCAGTTAATGCAGCCTCTCTGTGAAGCAGGGGGGAGCACTTAGTAAATTAGATGTGATGTTATAAAGAACAATACGAAATGACTCTTGGAAGAGACATACTGGTGTGACAACGCATGctacaaatgaaatgtttgtgttgtgacaCGCATCTTTTTTCAAGTTAGTCACTTCATCATGAGTGTCTGATGGGATCCGGGGTTTGatccttttgttttctggtttctgtcattttcacaaTGTGGTGTTTTGATGGAACGGCGGTCACTTGTATCCACGAGGACCACTCGGATCAGGTGTTTACCGCTAGCTCGCGTGTCCTCGCTTGTACTGAAGTACTCCCAATTCACGAATCCAGCTTTCGGAAAGCGGAATcaaatctttctcttttttaaaaaaaaaaaaagtgcaacaaataACTGCGGTCCCAGCAAGGAATCTCGTGTGCATGTTGCGTCACCTGCCTCCTGTGGAACACGTGTACAGTTAGGTTCTCACATCAGcagcacacactcacacaaaaaatacaaactcatAAGTAATTTTAGAGACATCTACTCTGCCAAAACAGAGCTGTTGGTCAATCTAATGTATTTAGATAAAAAGATCAgttgttttgtctaaaatggAAACTCTGTCCAGGTTTTCTATTCACCTCACCAGCACCATGACGACCACAGAGAGGAAACTGTAGTGTTGCACTGTCCAAAGTCACAAGGATGCAGACAGTCATCGTGTCACACTGTCGGTGCATGTCCCGATTAAAGCGCCGCCAGTGGAGGAAGCAGATGTGtagaaaaatgcagcaaaacctgAATACGTCAGCCAGCCAGTAACCGTAGTTACAACCTGACTTTCCCGCAACCCCTGCAGGAAAAGCGCTTGACGCGTGTTCTGCTGAATATGCACGATACGACCATTTGGCAATTTTCAGTCGtataaaatcacacacacaaaaaaaaagggagcccCGAAGAGAATAGGATCACCCGTGTTGCGTAACTGCTCGAAGTGTAGTCTCCAAATGAAGCTGCAAATGAATTCATTTGAAGAATCAAAGTATTGCATGTGAAGGAAATGTTTTCTGCAGGCAACTGGCTTCTTGTTTTTGCGTTTAGGTGTCCTGGGACTTAGGCTGCAAAGAGCTGGTTGCGTAGGGATGCATTCAAAACATTCCCCTTAAAGCAGTAATAGTTGTAATTAAAACGGGAGGATAACTCCGCGTGTAAGAGGCGTACGAGCAGCCATTTGGAGTTTACGTTGACACACTCAGCCCCTGGCTCTGTGAGTGGGTGAGTTCGTCACTTGATTTGATGCTTGTTACACATAAAACCCACAGACTGAGTGACACCTTCTCCTCGCGTGGTGCAGGCTGGTTCGGCGGTGAGCCGTGAATGTGCTTACAGCATGAAACGACTCGAGCTGCAAATCAGATCGGCGAGGGGGGGAGAAGTAAACCTACATTTATGTCGCTTTTTGTTCACATCGGTGTTCTGAAACGGAGGCGTGTTTTGATACAGTATGTTACACTTTCTTGTACTGATGTTCCTAAAAACAACTAATGATTGCACCGAGAACCTGAGGAGCCTGGCAATCTAAGCACTTATAGATAAGATTGGATTTTACAATTCGGACGTAGTGGGTCAAACTAAGCATACTAAGcttttttaagaaatgaaaactgTGCAATCTTAtctacttgtttttaaaatgtatatttatttgtcttgtaAAGTGCTTCCTGGCACATGGTCACTGATGATTTTACCTGCAACTATGAAGCAACACAGTAGCTGAGGTTTGAGAGAAGGTCATTGAGGGCatttgtatttttccatttttgagGGTGTCCGCAACTAGATTAGAGAAAGAGTCTTTgaatgactcttttttttttcttaactgtaaacagacagagaaaaagccTTCCAGGCAttatacaaaacaacaaatgagacTTTAGGTGGATCTATGTCCGTGATTGATGTGTTAAAGCCCCGTTGATACCAAATCTTGGATTTAAAATGAAGTGATCAGTGGCATTCTGTCGAATTAGTTACAAATGAGAACGTTACAGTCACACATTTTGTAAGGCACATGGTTTATGTGTGGGGGCTGAAATTCAGCCTGATGATTATTTGTAGCTTTACTCAGCACTTGCAAAGTATATTATTTCCAAGACAAACGTTTGCTGCCCTGTGGACTCTGGACTCAATTACCAGAGTCGCGAGGTGTTACCAGTCAAAAAGTCTGAAGTTACTCTGTGGTGCACATTTGAAACCACCTCAGTGGTGTCTACAGGGCCCTGTTTAGACCTGGGACTGGAACTCAGCTTTTGATAAACCTAAATATGTAACCAAATAGATGCAATATAAGAGAAGTGAAGGGCCATAAAATGATTTGTGATTTTACAGAGCTCGGTGTCAGCGCAAAGACACTGAAGATTTGCACCCATAAAAACTCCCCAGCAGTAAAAAAACACCCGACGGCCCGCTGACAGCTGTTTTCCACACGGCTCCGCGGTGGACACAATTACTGTGTAAGTGGATACACAAGCGGCGTGAAACCAGAAAGGTCGGACTCTTGTTCTGCAATCGGCACAAAGCATTTTACAACACGGGGAGAACAGCGGGTACAATCAACTCCAAAAACAATTAGAGCAAACATCACAATctaacaaaaacttatttttttattagcaagGATTCTGAAAATTagttaattaaaacttttagcagAATTCTTGTCTCCAGAAAGCTCAGACAGCTGTGTAATTGGCTTAAATTAGCTGAGCCTGAATTTAACAatgcttctttcttttccccaaGTCAGTAGGTGGTCCTTCATTGTAGCTCAGAatggtttgcattcacattgggCAACTAATGCAGATGAAAATATTCCAGGTGGTCTGAGCAAAGTCGTCTTCAGCCTATCCTGAGAGCGTTCACACCATTCA
Above is a genomic segment from Kryptolebias marmoratus isolate JLee-2015 linkage group LG14, ASM164957v2, whole genome shotgun sequence containing:
- the purg gene encoding purine-rich element-binding protein gamma, whose translation is MMMADGCCRGMDRGRSKIASDSQPRHGYPPPPQQQQQQYIQTGALQQQQQPGNDIQELASKRVDIQKKRFYLDVKQSVRGRFLKIAEVWIGRGRHDNVRKSKLTLSMSMAPALRYCLGDFIDYYARIGLRGAPGAAAHPAEEHGGDGQLRGGHDARRKAREQHATPSPAGSVGSDEHAHRVLKSEFIERDNRKYFLDLKENQRGRFLRIRQTVSKGHGTMGYYGQGIEQTIVLPAQGLIEFRDALSQLIEDYGDDVDEHGRSGSRSRLDSPELPEAASFRVDNKRFYFDVGSNRYGVFLKISEVRQPYRNTITVPLKAWARFGENFIRYEEEMRHIFSCHKEKRTEARQDSLEHED